Genomic segment of Gammaproteobacteria bacterium:
TCGCTGGTGCCTTGGTTTTAGATGCTGATGCCCTAGAAGAAGTAGTAGTAGCGGATCTACTCCTTGGTGATTTTTTAATCTGATCTTCAACGGCATCCATCGTGGCAGTATAAATCTTAATTGTATCGCTTTCTATGTCGTGTTCAGCGCCAGCATCGACTTTTCCCTGCAGATCGATTCCAATTTCGCTGGTCATGTTGGTGTCATCAGCAGGCGCGACAGGGAATAATTCTTTATCCACGGTCTCACTTGGCGGTGAATCATCAGAATGAGGAAGATTCGTGGTTGGTTGCGTTTCAATAATCACTGCGGTTACTTCCGTGTCCTGATTTTCTTTTACCGTGGTGATCGGCGCATGGGCCGTATGATAATGCAGTATCCCTCCGCGATTTTGCGTCACTACTCCACGGCGGAACAGTTCGGCCATAACTGCCTCCGGCTCCACCGTTAGCTGGCCCTTGAAATAGGAACGAATACTGTTGAGCAAGGTCGGTCGTCGAGTGGGACGACCACGTTGATTAACGATGTGGGCGAGGTAATACTCATCGGTGGGACCAGCAATCCCTGGAACGCCATTGGTTTCGGCGTCGTGAGTATCTGCGAGAATGGTGACTTCCTCATGCGCCACGGGAGGCGCAGCAACGAAAACCGGATCGGTCACGTTTCTGTCACTCATGGTATCTGGTAGCGATGCGGGAGAAGACGTATGGAGACGATCACGGTAGATCACCTGCCCGCCCCGGCCCAAGGACAACACTCCACGACGGAGTAGTTCCTGAAGAATGGCATCCGGATCGATGCCGCTCCCCTTGAAATGGGAACGGATACTATTAAGCAAGGTAAAACGTCGCGCTGGTCTGGCACGCCGTCCGTTAATATGCACCGTCAGATAATCCTCTGCGGCGATTTCTAATGAAGATCCGCTCCCTGCGGTATCGGCTGCGTCTGGCAAGCTGTCCTGATGCGTCGCCGTAGCGGTGAACCCAGAATAGGTATTTCCATCCACGCGTGCTACTTTGCGCCCAGCGCGGCGCAGCATGTCAATGAGATAGTCGAGGTCGCCATCCTGCGACAAAACCAAAAATTCCGTTTCCGGCGACATTTCGACGAGTAATCTTCCCGCCCAGAAGGTGAGACCAAAATCAGCGGCATTTTTTCCTTTTCGTTCCATGGATTCGATAGCCAATCGTCCTTCCACTAAGGCTGGCGCCAGCAGGCAAAGTTGGCTCAACTGAATTTTTGGCTCAAAGCCTCCATAACACACCACCACGCGCGTAAAGTGAACTACTGCTTGAACAAGTTGGTTGAGCTGCGCCGGACAGTTATCAAGATCAATCAGCAGGACGCGGGGGGCGGCGTCAGAATTTTGTGAGATATCCATTGGACCTGGACTGGGAAACGGGAGATTGGGGAGAAAATTGTTAGAAGTTACGTTGTTGAATTTGTAATTCTTAAGGAATTATGTGGTTGAATTATAACTATTTTATTTTGATAAAAAATTATTAAATGGTTATCTTTTACAACCGATTGAAATTGAAAATGCAGAATCTATTTTTACAACTGTGTAACTTCTAAATTGTAACAAAACAGAAAACTTGGATGTGTATAAAACAACGCAGCGCGCCCATGACTACAAACGACCATGACGATGCAAACCATTGCGCAGCAAAGTAGAGCCGAGCAGCCAAGCAGTCAGCAACAAATTTTGGTGGTCCGCCCCATCGGTGCTTTGCGATTTGGCAAGCGTCGCGCTACCATGACTTTATAAGATCAGGGTATGCGGTTCTGTTAAAGAACACCCGACAGATCGACTCAGCATTTAGCACAGATTACAACGTTTTCGCTTTCACTATCTCGCATCAAACGCAGAGGCAAAATCATGATCTTGATTTTAATTTCCTGGTTTTTACGCGTTTCGTTTTTCGGTTTCCTGACATTTATCGGCATTGCCCACGCCGTCGGCACCCTCGGGTCGATAAACGACACCGGCATCACTCAATGCAGTGATAACTCGAATGTTTTATCCACCTGCACCGCTGCGACCACCGGCAACAGCGCCGTCAATCCACGTCAGGATGGTCGCTACGGGCGTGATGCCGCTACCGCTGCGGGTCAGCTCACCAAAATCGGTGCCGGTGCGGCTGGTTTTGATTTTACAAAAATTGCTAACGATGGTAGTGAGCTTCCCGCTTCCGCTGTTCTTGGTAATGG
This window contains:
- a CDS encoding hypothetical protein (Evidence 5 : Unknown function), producing the protein MDISQNSDAAPRVLLIDLDNCPAQLNQLVQAVVHFTRVVVCYGGFEPKIQLSQLCLLAPALVEGRLAIESMERKGKNAADFGLTFWAGRLLVEMSPETEFLVLSQDGDLDYLIDMLRRAGRKVARVDGNTYSGFTATATHQDSLPDAADTAGSGSSLEIAAEDYLTVHINGRRARPARRFTLLNSIRSHFKGSGIDPDAILQELLRRGVLSLGRGGQVIYRDRLHTSSPASLPDTMSDRNVTDPVFVAAPPVAHEEVTILADTHDAETNGVPGIAGPTDEYYLAHIVNQRGRPTRRPTLLNSIRSYFKGQLTVEPEAVMAELFRRGVVTQNRGGILHYHTAHAPITTVKENQDTEVTAVIIETQPTTNLPHSDDSPPSETVDKELFPVAPADDTNMTSEIGIDLQGKVDAGAEHDIESDTIKIYTATMDAVEDQIKKSPRSRSATTTSSRASASKTKAPATGTTAREIHTARRRSTKPEIASEVDSTIT